The Macaca fascicularis isolate 582-1 chromosome 1, T2T-MFA8v1.1 genome includes a window with the following:
- the LOC102130241 gene encoding olfactory receptor 2L13-like, with the protein MFSALLLFLFLFQPLQQNVFMEKWNHTSNDFILLGLLPPNQTGMFLLCLIILIFFLALVGNSAMIHLIHVDPRLHTPMYFLLSQLSLMDLMYISTTVPKMAHDFLSGQKGISFLGCGVQSFFFLTMACSEGLLLTSMAYDRYVAICHPLHYPLHMSKMMCVKTIVGSWTLGSMNSLAHTVYALHIPYCRSRAIDHFFCDVPAMLLLACTDTWVYEYMVFVSTSLYLLFPFIGITASYGRVLFAVYHMRSKEGRIKAFTTISTHLTVVVFYYAPFVYTYLRPRNFRSPAEDKILAVFYTILTPMLNPIIYSLRNKEVLGAVRRVFGVFSFLKE; encoded by the coding sequence atgttttctgctttgcttttgtttctatttctctttcaacCATTACAGCAGAACGTTTTCATGGAGAAATGGAATCACACTtcaaatgatttcattttgttgGGTCTGCTTCCCCCAAATCAAACTGGCATGTTCCTCTTGTGCCTTATCATCCTCATATTCTTTCTGGCCTTGGTGGGTAACTCGGCCATGATTCACCTCATCCACGTGGATCCTCGTCTCCACACACCGATGTACTTTCTTCTGAGCCAGCTCTCCCTCATGGACCTGATGTACATCTCCACCACCGTCCCCAAGATGGCGCACGACTTCCTGTCCGGCCAGAAAGGCATCTCCTTCCTGGGATGCGGTGTGCAAAGCTTCTTCTTCCTGACTATGGCGTGTTCTGAAGGCTTACTGCTGACCTCCATGGCCTATGACCGTTATGTGGCCATCTGCCATCCTCTGCATTACCCCCTCCACATGAGTAAAATGATGTGTGTGAAGACGATCGTAGGCTCTTGGACCCTGGGGTCCATGAACTCCTTGGCACACACAGTCTATGCCCTTCATATTCCTTACTGCAGGTCTAGAGCTATTGACCATTTCTTCTGCGATGTCCCAGCCATGCTGCTTCTTGCCTGTACAGATACTTGGGTCTATGAATATATGGTTTTTGTAAGTACAAGCCTCtatctcctttttcctttcattgGCATCACTGCTTCCTATGGCCGAGTCCTATTTGCTGTCTATCATATGCGTTCAAAGGAGGGAAGAATAAAGGCCTTCACCACCATATCAACACATTTAACTGTTGTGGTCTTTTACTATGCACCTTTTGTCTACACCTATCTTCGGCCCAGGAATTTCCGCTCACCAGCTGAAGACAAGATCCTGGCAGTTTTCTACACCATCCTTACCCCCATGCTCAATCCCATTATCTACAGCCTGAGGAATAAGGAAGTCCTGGGGGCTGTGAGAAGAGTGTTTGGGGTATTCTCTTTCCTGAAAGAATAA